One Xylocopa sonorina isolate GNS202 unplaced genomic scaffold, iyXylSono1_principal scaffold0014, whole genome shotgun sequence genomic window carries:
- the Irsp53 gene encoding insulin receptor substrate 53 kDa codes for METEELTRLVDEIYKNILDKFNPGARQLINAGKTYLKALHGAAAASRGYVDALSRLARQAQLGTWGGSKDVGFALMRIVEVYKQIQEQEMNILKAFYVDLLVPLETNLEKDTKVVQSEQKKFLQQHKTRSETYSKAAATMKKQRKKSRGASKSGLAMDKELKNMQILEEEKSKLDAFCEQSLKNAMTQERRRYGFVLERQCSLAKHYASFHEVALAALHPSVDKWREVAATREYLPQSVEDMFASRLRQVSFWPEDEDNGGSELTMSSQLRKTRSMDSSCLELRPGPPSGNVQSSAYQGPSSHLSSALSRARSEANLHASTLSLGPEVPETPPRPRSMAPPASRNSGSGGGGGSGTGVSSGGWGDAPLARALFAYLSSGENQLSFLEGDLIALMGDRQKGWQFGENLRTQSSGWFPLAYTEIIIDDSLGSPSHGTNNGRATEPQAVPPCKPPPSRPPVTPSGIDEVPSGFHRVGNNNSNSSNNNNSNIGTPTNVPNSNSSHNLATPTARQNKPIRPSGTLPTVLAGGRRIQPPAPPVPPPQVVTSLHSSNDSGFSNEAPAQPDIDYSDDEAMRQRRRKPRADRITEAARQQQQQQHQKDEKPKDWENDSWKTIPRDEKSWHLYRTAMDIWVESNASQENENAEGRYANRRYDSQDRKSGRDFSSRGTMENGQARKSAKKTQERSQKNEYETRSHANSNHKSKPLSNEEQSRKSTRRNNEHSQDRRESKKPKEQEETEEDELELEEEEEDAYSARMEYQKKYYTERSDAQERNSRRGYHQVAQKESKYENEKTSSASSSGTDDESTITIPETGRKVEHIAQKLEQTAQKYAREHSPPKLMERRNEYRSLERREEKQPPPPYERYNDCERNHAPQRFERERDRYLEKSPTTVQKSSTYERERTFEKNPDRNRNTERASNRRFERPRPPSEEAPERPTEPRTAYRERRFSDKEEAIYGETKFVRENVSVDKERGYESNFETKLERTKVIERHGYQNLGQSNLQKFQRNGLEGLEKNDTNNNTLKDETRKPLLPRQTTAVGHLIQTGRAFDVDSKSPKLVKRTKSFWRFRRDSDVLEGMALWQHRSLVDIPKMIKKEVQEDANSEETSKQSPEGSPNSRQNLEKRNSDVTITNDSHHDEPKPAERMHVPEKSDYFEDFPTPAERPKTVERSDYRMHQEERSYFMGNVSRKAIIEKERKRSLEAKRNMIVAELKENNEAKRNERRKKYTDDEDGLTQNFSETEASDEESTYSCIVVKDQTVAEKTLLPRTKLRRDSDRDKNTCGPWYDLWGVDASVNKKKKKKQQ; via the exons TTGAAAGCGTTCTACGTCGACCTGCTGGTGCCCCTCGAGACGAACCTGGAGAAAGACACCAAGGTCGTCCAG AGCGAGCAGAAGAAGTTCCTGCAGCAGCACAAGACCAGGTCAGAGACGTATAGCAAGGCAGCAGCGACGATGAAGAAGCAGAGGAAGAAGTCCAGAGGCGCCAGCAAGAGTGGCCTGGCCATGGACAAGGAACTGAAGAACATGCAGATCCTCGAAGAAGAGAAATCCAAGTTGGACGCGTTCTGCGAGCAGAGCTTGAAGAAC GCTATGACTCAGGAACGAAGGAGGTACGGGTTCGTTCTCGAGCGACAGTGCTCATTGGCGAAGCATTACGCAAGTTTTCACGAAGTGGCACTGGCTGCGTTGCATCCGTCAGTTGACAAATGGCGCGAGGTGGCTGCTACCAGGGAATACTTGCCTCAATCTGTCGAGGATATGTTCGCATCTAGGCTCAGA CAAGTTTCGTTCTGGCCTGAGGACGAGGACAATGGCGGGTCTGAGCTGACCATGAGCTCGCAGTTGAGGAAGACTAGGAGTATGGACAGCTCTTGCTTGGAGCTTCGGCCTGGACCACCTTCTGGGAACGTCCAGAGCAGCGCTTATCAGGGTCCAAGCTCGCATCTATCGTCTGCTCTGTCCAGAGCCAGGTCTGAGGCTAATCTGCACGCGTCGACGCTGTCGCTGGGCCCAG AGGTACCGGAAACTCCGCCAAGGCCGCGGTCCATGGCGCCTCCGGCATCGCGCAACAGCGGTAGCGGAGGTGGCGGTGGAAGTGGAACGGGGGTGAGCTCTGGTGGATGGGGAGACGCACCCCTCGCGAGGGCTCTCTTCGCCTATTTGAGCTCCGGAGAAAATCAGCTCAGCTTCCTGGAGGGAGATCTCATCGCGTTGATGG GGGATCGTCAGAAAGGCTGGCAATTCGGTGAGAACCTGCGCACCCAAAGCTCCGGCTGGTTCCCGCTGGCGTACACGGAAATTATTATCGACGATAGTTTGGG ATCGCCCAGCCACGGGACAAACAATGGTCGCGCGACGGAGCCACAAGCAGTGCCACCCTGCAAACCGCCACCCTCTCGACCGCCAGTGACACCCAGCGGTATTGATGAAGTTCCCAGCGGATTCCACAGGGTGGGAAACAACAACtccaacagcagcaacaacaataaCAGCAACATAGGCACACCCACCAACGTGCCCAACAGCAACAGTTCACACAATTTGGCCACGCCAACTGCGCGGCAAAATAAACCA ATCCGTCCATCGGGCACTCTGCCCACTGTGCTGGCTGGTGGTCGCAGGATACAGCCACCAGCCCCTCCAGTGCCGCCTCCTCAAGTTGTCACGTCGCTTCACAGCAGCAACGACAGTGGTTTCTCGAACGAGGCACCAGCTCAGCCAGACATCGACTACAGCGACGACGAGGCCATGAG ACAACGGCGAAGAAAGCCGCGAGCCGATAGAATAACCGAGGCTGCcaggcagcagcagcaacagcagcaccaGAAGGACGAGAAACCGAAGGATTGGGAGAATGACTCGTGGAAGACGATACCGCGGGACGAGAAGAGCTGGCACCTCTACAGAACCGCGATGGACATCTGGGTGGAGTCGAATGCGAGCCAGGAGAACGAGAACGCTGAGGGAAGGTACGCCAACAGACGCTACGACAGCCAGGACCGCAAGAGCGGCAGGGACTTCTCCAGTCGCGGTACAATGGAGAACGGACAGGCCAGAAAATCTGCGAAGAAAACGCAAGAAAGATCGCAGAAGAACGAGTACGAGACTCGCAGCCACGCCAATTCGAACCACAAGAGCAAACCCTTGAGCAACGAAGAGCAGTCCAGGAAGTCTACCAGGAGGAACAACGAGCACTCGCAGGATCGTCGCGAGTCAAAGAAGCCCAAGGAGCAGGAAGAGACAGAGGAAGACGAATTAGAgttagaggaagaggaagaggatgcATACAGCGCCAGAATGGAGTACCAGAAGAAGTACTACACAGAGAGATCAGACGCACAGGAGCGTAACTCTCGACGAGGTTACCATCAAGTGGCGCAAAAGGAGTCCAAGTACGAGAACGAGAAGACGTCCTCAGCTTCGTCCTCTGGCACTGACGACGAGAGTACGATTACGATCCCAGAGACTGGGAGGAAAGTGGAGCACATAGCCCAGAAGTTGGAGCAGACTGCTCAGAAGTACGCCAGGGAGCACAGCCCACCAAAGCTGATGGAGCGCAGGAACGAGTACAGAAGCTTAGAGCGCAGAGAGGAGAAGCAGCCACCCCCACCATATGAAAGATACAACGACTGCGAGAGGAACCACGCGCCTCAGAGGTTCGAGCGTGAGAGGGATCGGTATTTAGAGAAGTCCCCCACCACAGTGCAGAAGAGTTCTACGTACGAGCGTGAGAGGACGTTCGAGAAGAACCCTGACAGGAACAGGAACACTGAACGAGCGTCGAATCGACGGTTCGAGAGACCTCGTCCGCCATCTGAAGAGGCTCCTGAGAGGCCAACTGAACCGCGTACCGCGTACAGAGAGCGCAGGTTCTCTGACAAAGAGGAGGCCATCTATGGAGAGACGAAGTTCGTCAGAGAAAACGTGTCAGTTGACAAGGAACGTGGATACGAGTCCAACTTCGAGACGAAATTAGAGAGAACCAAGGTGATTGAGAGGCATGGTTACCAGAATCTAGGTCAGAGCAATCTGCAGAAGTTCCAGAGGAATGGATTAGAAGGTTTAGAGAAGAACGACACCAATAACAACACTTTGAAAGATGAGACGAGGAAACCACTGCTGCCAAGACAGACAACAGCTGTTGGACATCTGATACAAACTGGCAGAGCCTTCGACGTGGACTCAAAGAGTCCAAAGCTGGTAAAACGGACCAAGTCCTTCTGGAGATTCAGGCGAGACTCAGATGTCCTCGAAGGCATGGCTCTCTGGCAGCACAGATCCTTAGTGGACATCCCAAAGATGATCAAGAAAGAAGTGCAAGAGGACGCGAATTCTGAAGAAACCAGCAAGCAGAGCCCAGAAGGCAGTCCCAACTCGCGACAGAACTTGGAGAAGAGGAACAGCGACGTGACGATCACGAATGACTCTCATCACGACGAGCCCAAGCCAGCAGAGAGGATGCACGTTCCAGAGAAGTCTGACTACTTCGAGGACTTTCCTACCCCAGCAGAGAGACCAAAGACAGTAGAAAGGTCTGATTACAGGATGCACCAGGAGGAGAGGTCCTACTTCATGGGCAACGTTTCGAGGAAGGCCATTATCGAGAAGGAACGGAAGCGCAGCTTGGAGGCTAAGCGGAACATGATCGTGGCTGAGCTGAAGGAGAACAACGAGGCAAAGAGGAACGAGAGGAGGAAGAAGTACACTGACGACGAGGATGGACTGACGCAGAACTTCAGCGAGACTGAGGCCTCTGACGAGGAGTCCACGTACAGCTGCATCGTTGTCAAGGACCAAACAGTCGCTGAGAAGACGCTGTTGCCTAGGACGAAGCTGCGCAGGGACTCTGACAGAGATAAGAATACTTGTGGGCCGTGGTACGATCTCTGGGGAGTGGACGCGTCCGtgaacaagaagaagaagaagaaacagcaATGA